Genomic window (Propionibacteriaceae bacterium ZF39):
TGGACCCGGGTTATCGAAGCCGCTCCCGGTCAGCAGCGCGCGTGGCTGCAGCGTACGCAGCCGCTGATGATGCAGCAGTCGACCGTGATGGTCGCCGTTCCCGACGAATTCACCCGCGAACGCATAGAGTCCAAGCACCGCCACAGCATCGAGGGCACGCTGTCGGAGATCTTCCAGCGCGATACTCGCCTGGCGATCATGATCGACCCGTCGTTGCTCGACGAGTTGCCGGCGGTCGCTGCCGAACCGGCGCCGGTGAGTCCGACCTCACCCGCAGAACCTGCTCCCCAGGGTTTCGATCCCTCGGGATTCCCGACGCTGATCACGAGCACCAACCCCGGTGATTCGCGGCTCAACCCGAAGTATTCCTTCGAGACCTTCGTCATCGGTTCGTCGAACCGCTTCGCGCATGCCGCTGCAGTGGCAGTGGCCGAAGCGCCCGGCAAGGCGTACAACCCGCTGATGATCTATGGCTCCTCGGGCCTCGGCAAGACCCACCTGCTCCACGCCCTGGGTCACTACGTACGCAACTACTTCGATCGCGTCCGCGTGCGCTATGTCTCCACCGAGGAGATGACGAACGACTTCATCAACTCGATCTCCGAGAACAAGACGGCCGAGTTCCGTCGGCGCTATCGCGATGTCGACGTGCTGCTCATCGACGACATCCAGTTCCTGGAGTCGAAGATCCAGACGCAGGAAGAGTTCTTCCACACGTTCAACACGCTGCACAACGCGCAGAAGCAGATCGTGATGACGTCCGACCGCCCGCCCAAGCTCCTGGAGGCCCTCGAGCCGCGGCTGCGCAGCCGATTCGAGTGGGGTCTCATCACCGATGTCCAGGCACCCGACCTCGAGACCCGAATCGCCATTCTCAAGAAGAAGGCCGCCCAGGAGCGGCTGACGGTTTCGCTGGAGGTGCTCGAGTTCATCGCCTCCAAGGTGCAGACCAACATCCGCGAGCTGGAGGGTGCGCTGATCCGGGTGACCGCCTTCGCCAGTCTCAATCAGCAGCCGGTCACCATGGACCTCACGATGGAGGTCCTGAAGGACTTCATCCCGGAGGGCGGGGAAACCCCTCTGACGGCGGGCCTGATCATCGCGCAGACGGCGCAGTATTTCTCGCTCACCGTCGACGACCTGTGTGGAGCCTCGCGTGTGCATGCCCTGGCGACCGCTCGCCAGATCGCGATGTATCTCTGTCGTGAGCTCACCGACCTGTCCCTGCCCAAGATCGGACAGGAGTTCGGTGGCCGCGACCACACGACGGTGATGCATGCCGAACGCAAGATCCGTCAGCTGATGAACGAGCGCCGAGCGATCTACAACCAGGTCACCGAGCTCACCAGCCGCATCAAGCAGCAAACCGTTCAGCGGTGACCTGCTCGCGGGGACGCGGCCCGGGGGTCACACTCCGAGCGGTTCCCGCAGATACCCATTGAAGAAGCGGCGCAACACCCCGGCGACGTCGACCTGCTCCGGCTCATAGAGCCACTGGACCTGCAGGCCATCCATGAGGGCGGTGAAGATCAGCCCCAGCTCGGTGGTGTCCACGCCGTCGCGAAGCTCGCCCTCCTCGCCGAGCCGGTCGAACAGGCCCTGGAAGAGGTCGATGACGCGTCGATAGCGCCTCGAGAAATAGTCGTGGGCCGGATGCTCCGGATCGGTCGACTCGGCCGACAGCGTGGCGAAGAGCTCGATGATGCCCGGGGTGGTCGAGTTGTGATCGGCCAACTCCAGGAGGCGCTCGGCGTGCGCGCGGGCGGTGGGCTGATCGTCGAATCGGAAGTTGGCCTCGTCGGTCTCGTCCCGACGGGCCAGCACGGCGCTGAGAAGCTCCTGCTTCGAGTGGAAGTGATAGAGCAGCCCCGGATGCGTGATCCCCACGCGTTGGGCGATATCGCGCAGAGAGGTGCCCCGATAGCCGACTTCCCCGAACAACTCGACGGCTGCCGACAGGATCTGTTCGCGCCGCCGCCCACCCTTGCTCAGATTCTCTGCAGCCATCAGGCAGTCTCCGCCCCATCGTCCACGACAATGCACCGCAGCACCGTCCTCAATTCTTAAGGATGTCCTATCAGTTGCGCGGACCGATCGACCCTCAGGGGCGTGTTCACAACCTGCCTCCCGCCTGTGGACAACCTGGGGGTGATTCCCTGCGCCGAGCACCGGACTTGTGCACATCGACGCCCGGTCGCGGCGTCATCCTCAAATCCTCCCCGTGTAGTTCTTGGTTTCCCACATCTCATCCCAACGGCTCAAACCGATGATGACTAGGATATTCACAGGGTTATCCACATAATCCACAGGTGCTATGACAATTACGAGAATTACAATTTCTGAACTCTCACAGAATGTCGGGACGCGCGAACGTGTGGATTGTGGTCTCTTCTATCCATGCGAGCCTTCCCCTTGATCGCACGGTTGTTGACCGTCCTCGCCCTCGTGGCCTCCACAACGTTGGTGACTTCGTTTGCCGCTGCGGACCCGTCCGACCCTGCTGACACCAGAGCCTGGCCGGGCGGATCCGGCGTACCCGTCGCGAGCGGGCTCACCCTGCCCTGGGGTGTCGCCCAACTCCCCGACGAGTCGGTCCTCGTGACGACCCGGGGCGGTGAGCTCCTCCATGCCACCACGAGCGGCACCCGCACCGTGACCCGCATCCCCGACGTCGAGGCGGCCGGCGAAGGCGGGCTGCTCGGTCTGGTCGTTGATCCGACCAACCCCCGAGTCGTGTTCGCCTATCGCACCACGACGCGCGGCAACGAGGTCGTGCGCTTCGACTACGACGGCACGCGCGTGACCAACCTGACGACGATCGTCGGTGGCATCCCCGCGGCCCGGACCCACAACGGCGGCCGTCTGGCCTTCGGCCCCGACGGTTATCTCTACGTCTCGACGGGCGACAGCGGCGTACCCAACCGCGCCCAGGATCCCGCGAGCCTGGCCGGCAAGATCCTGCGCGTCGACCGCTCCGGTCGCGCAGCCTCCGGCAACCCGTTCGGCAACCGCGTCTGGTCCCTCGGCCACCGCAACGTGCAGGGAATGGCCTGGGATTCGATGGGCCGCATGTGGGCCAGCGAGTTCGGTGCCAACGACTGGGACGAACTCAACCTGATCTCCCCCGGCGGCAACTATGGCTGGCCGATCGTCGAAGGAGTGGGCTACGACGCCCGGTTCGTCAACCCGGTGCACGTCTGGACGCCCGCCGAGATGTCGCCCTCCGGCCTCGCCATCGTGAACGACACGATCATCATCGGTGCCCTGCGCGGCCAGTCGATCTGGACCGTCCCGGCCAAGGGCGGCACACCGCGCCGCTGGCTGGAGGGCGAGCTCGGTCGCGTCCGCACCATCGTCGGGGCCCGCGACGGCCGCGTCCTGGTCGCCACCTCCAACGGCGATGGTCGGGACCAGGTCCGACTGGTCAGCATGGATCGATTCGCCACTCCGATCTCCCGCGCGTACGCCCAGATGGGCGGCCCGAGCGGCCGGCTCGGAACGAGCGTGACCGGCGAATACTGCGGCCTGGCCCGGAGCGGCTGCTTCCAGCAGCTGCGCGCCGGCTACCTCTACTGGACGTCCGAAACCGGTGTCCAGCCCGTGCTCGGCGCCATCGGCGACCGGTGGCAGGAGCTGGGGTGGGAGCTCGGCCGACCGGGCTACCCGACCACCGGCGAGAGCTGCGGGCTCCGCGACTCGGGCTGCGTCCAGAGCTTCACCGGGGCGTCGATCTTCTGGAGCCCGGGCTCGGGCGCCTGGGAAACCTGGGGCGCGATCGGCACGACCCACCGCGACTTCGGAGCCGAGGGTGGCCAGCTGCGTTATCCGACCGGTCCCGAGTTCTGCACGATCCGTGACCGGGGCTGCTTCCAGCGCTTCCAGGGCGGCAACGTCTACTACAGCCCCGGCAATGGCACCCACCCCGTCTGGGGAGCCATCTTCGATGCCTGGGCGGCGCAGCGCTGGGAGGACGGCCCGCTGGGTTATCCGACCTCCCGGGAGTTCTGCACGCTGAAGGAGCGCGGCTGCTTCCAGCGCTATGAGGGCGGTTCGATCTATTGGTCGCCGGGCACCGGCGCCCATCCTGTTCGTGGATCCATTCGCGGCATCTGGGCCGACTCGGGCTGGGAGAACGGCCGCTACGGCTATCCGCTGGGGAGCGAGTCCTGCCGACCCGGTGAATGCACCCAGCGCTTCCAGGGTGGGGAGATCGTCGTCCGCTGGTGAGCAGGGGTCGCGTACCGTCTCTGCATGACCTCCATCACCTTCCACCGGGGCGACATCACCACTGAGTCCGGCGCCGATGCGATCGTCAACGCCGCCAACTCCAGCCTCCTCGGCGGGGGTGGGGTGGACGGGGCGATCCATCGGGCCGCCGGGCCCGAGTTGCTCGCCGAGTGCCGCACGCTCGGCGGTTGTCCCACAGGGGAGGCGCGGATCACCGGGGGCTATCGCCTGCCGGTGCGGCATGTCATCCACACGGTCGGCCCCGTCTGGCACGGGGGTGACCGTGGTGAGCCGGGGCTGCTCGCGTCGGCGTACCGGAACTCGGTCGCTCTCGCCGCCGCCCACGACTGCGCTCGCGTGGCGTTCCCCGCGATCAGCTGCGGGGTCTACGGCTATCCCCTCGATCTGGGTGCCCGGGTGGCCGTCGAGACGGTACGCGCGGCCATGGCGGATCATCCGACCGTCGTCGAGGCCCGATTCTGGTTGTTCGATGACGCCACCTATGCGGCGTTCGAGGCCGAACTTGGCTGAACATGGGATAAATCACAGTCCCGTGGTCTGCGTGGCGACTTGATCTCGCTATGATCGACAGGCCCCATGGCGGTGCCCTCCCGGTGTCCCGCGGTAGGCGAGTTCGACAGAAGCAGCCCGTTCCGGGGCAAGGAGGAAAAGCGTGAAGATCCGCCTCGAGCGCGATGTGCTGGCCGAAGCAGTGGCGTGGGTCGCCCGCAGCCTGCCGACCCGGCCGAGTGTGCCGGTCCTGGCCGGCATGTTGGTCCGCGCGGACGCAGGGGGTGTCGTGATGTCGAGCTTCGACTACGAGACCTCGGCGCAGATCAGCGTCAACGCCCAGGTCGCCGACGAGGGGGAAGCGCTCATCTCGGGCCGCCTGCTCGCCGACATCTCGCGGTCGCTGCCCAACAAGCCGGTCGACATCACCGCCGACGATTCGCGCATGGAGCTCGTGTGCGGCTCGGCCCGCTTCACGCTGCAGACCCTCCCGGTCGCCGAATATCCGGCATTGCCGACCATGCCCGAGTCCGCCGGCCGCGTGGCGTCGGTCGACTTCGCCGAGGCCGTCAGCCAGGTCGTCGTCGCCGCGGGCCGCGATGAGTTGCTGCCGGTGTTCACCGGCGTACGCATGGAGCTCGACGGCGAGACCCTCTCCCTGCTCGCTACCGACCGCTATCGCATGGCGCTGAAGGAGATCAGCTGGCAGCCGGATTCGCCGCAGGCCACCGGCGCCGCACTCGTGCCGGCGAAGGTCCTCGCCGAGACCGCCAAGTCGATGACCGCCGGCGAGGCCGTCAACGTCTCGCTCGCCGCCGGCGGCTCGGGCGACGGCCTGATCGGTTTCTCCGGCACCGGCCCGGGCGGCATGCGCGAGACCACGACCCGTCTGCTCGACGGGGAGTTCCCGAAGGTGCGTCACCTGATGAACATCCAGCCGGCGCTCTCGGTGCGAGCCGATACCGCCGAGCTCATCGCCGCCGCCAAGCGCGTGGCGCTGGTGGCCGAGCGCAATACGTCGCTGCGGATGATGATCGGTGAGGATTCGGTGGTCCTCGAGGCCGCGACCGGCGACCAGGCGCAGGCCTCCGAGGCGATCTCGGCCACGGTGGAGAACCATGCCGGTGGCGAGCCGGCCATCTCCGCGGCCGGCTTCAACCCCGGCTATCTCCTGGATGCGCTGACCGTGCTCGACGCTCCGTTCGCCCACTTCTCCTTCACTGCTCCCGGCAAGCCCTGCCTCATCACGGGCCTGGCCGAGATCGACGGCGAACAGCTCATGGACTATCGCCACGTCATCATGCTGATGCGCCTGCCCGGCTGATTCCAGGTGTTGGGTGGCTCCGCTTCGAGGGTTTAACCTTGGATCCGGCCACCGCTCGCGCAGGAGGAAATGTGACCGGCATCTGGCAGGACTC
Coding sequences:
- the dnaA gene encoding chromosomal replication initiator protein DnaA, producing MEAAPGQQRAWLQRTQPLMMQQSTVMVAVPDEFTRERIESKHRHSIEGTLSEIFQRDTRLAIMIDPSLLDELPAVAAEPAPVSPTSPAEPAPQGFDPSGFPTLITSTNPGDSRLNPKYSFETFVIGSSNRFAHAAAVAVAEAPGKAYNPLMIYGSSGLGKTHLLHALGHYVRNYFDRVRVRYVSTEEMTNDFINSISENKTAEFRRRYRDVDVLLIDDIQFLESKIQTQEEFFHTFNTLHNAQKQIVMTSDRPPKLLEALEPRLRSRFEWGLITDVQAPDLETRIAILKKKAAQERLTVSLEVLEFIASKVQTNIRELEGALIRVTAFASLNQQPVTMDLTMEVLKDFIPEGGETPLTAGLIIAQTAQYFSLTVDDLCGASRVHALATARQIAMYLCRELTDLSLPKIGQEFGGRDHTTVMHAERKIRQLMNERRAIYNQVTELTSRIKQQTVQR
- a CDS encoding TetR/AcrR family transcriptional regulator, translating into MAAENLSKGGRRREQILSAAVELFGEVGYRGTSLRDIAQRVGITHPGLLYHFHSKQELLSAVLARRDETDEANFRFDDQPTARAHAERLLELADHNSTTPGIIELFATLSAESTDPEHPAHDYFSRRYRRVIDLFQGLFDRLGEEGELRDGVDTTELGLIFTALMDGLQVQWLYEPEQVDVAGVLRRFFNGYLREPLGV
- a CDS encoding PQQ-dependent sugar dehydrogenase, encoding MRAFPLIARLLTVLALVASTTLVTSFAAADPSDPADTRAWPGGSGVPVASGLTLPWGVAQLPDESVLVTTRGGELLHATTSGTRTVTRIPDVEAAGEGGLLGLVVDPTNPRVVFAYRTTTRGNEVVRFDYDGTRVTNLTTIVGGIPAARTHNGGRLAFGPDGYLYVSTGDSGVPNRAQDPASLAGKILRVDRSGRAASGNPFGNRVWSLGHRNVQGMAWDSMGRMWASEFGANDWDELNLISPGGNYGWPIVEGVGYDARFVNPVHVWTPAEMSPSGLAIVNDTIIIGALRGQSIWTVPAKGGTPRRWLEGELGRVRTIVGARDGRVLVATSNGDGRDQVRLVSMDRFATPISRAYAQMGGPSGRLGTSVTGEYCGLARSGCFQQLRAGYLYWTSETGVQPVLGAIGDRWQELGWELGRPGYPTTGESCGLRDSGCVQSFTGASIFWSPGSGAWETWGAIGTTHRDFGAEGGQLRYPTGPEFCTIRDRGCFQRFQGGNVYYSPGNGTHPVWGAIFDAWAAQRWEDGPLGYPTSREFCTLKERGCFQRYEGGSIYWSPGTGAHPVRGSIRGIWADSGWENGRYGYPLGSESCRPGECTQRFQGGEIVVRW
- a CDS encoding O-acetyl-ADP-ribose deacetylase codes for the protein MTSITFHRGDITTESGADAIVNAANSSLLGGGGVDGAIHRAAGPELLAECRTLGGCPTGEARITGGYRLPVRHVIHTVGPVWHGGDRGEPGLLASAYRNSVALAAAHDCARVAFPAISCGVYGYPLDLGARVAVETVRAAMADHPTVVEARFWLFDDATYAAFEAELG
- the dnaN gene encoding DNA polymerase III subunit beta, which codes for MKIRLERDVLAEAVAWVARSLPTRPSVPVLAGMLVRADAGGVVMSSFDYETSAQISVNAQVADEGEALISGRLLADISRSLPNKPVDITADDSRMELVCGSARFTLQTLPVAEYPALPTMPESAGRVASVDFAEAVSQVVVAAGRDELLPVFTGVRMELDGETLSLLATDRYRMALKEISWQPDSPQATGAALVPAKVLAETAKSMTAGEAVNVSLAAGGSGDGLIGFSGTGPGGMRETTTRLLDGEFPKVRHLMNIQPALSVRADTAELIAAAKRVALVAERNTSLRMMIGEDSVVLEAATGDQAQASEAISATVENHAGGEPAISAAGFNPGYLLDALTVLDAPFAHFSFTAPGKPCLITGLAEIDGEQLMDYRHVIMLMRLPG